The following are encoded in a window of Lagenorhynchus albirostris chromosome 3, mLagAlb1.1, whole genome shotgun sequence genomic DNA:
- the OCEL1 gene encoding occludin/ELL domain-containing protein 1 isoform X3 gives MPTQEAPQTRGSRGNLQTRPPGPGPPRLVPGGLEPSAPRPLCQPQPGAHGTRPKKIVFEDELPSRTLLGSKKSVRAVPGEHGPRPHPVPDYELKYPPVSNEKDRSRYAAVFQDQYPEFLELQQEVGSAQAKLQKLEALLNSLPPPRSQKEARVAARVWREFEKKQLVSHAS, from the exons ATGCCCACCCAGGAGGCCCCGCAGACCCGCGGCTCCCGGGGGAACTTGCAAACCCGCCCTCCTGGCCCTGGTCCCCCG CGACTGGTGCCTGGAGGCCTCGAACCCAGCGCGCCCCGCCCTCTGTGCCAGCCTCAGCCCGGAGCACACGGGACAAGGCCCAAGAAGATTGTATTTGAGGATGAGCTGCCCTCCCGGACCCTCCTGGGCTCCAAGAAGTCTGTTAGAGCCGTCCCCGGGGAACATGGGCCTAGGCCCCACCCCGTGCCTGACTATGAGCT TAAGTATCCACCAGTGAGCAACGAGAAGGATCGGAGCCGCTATGCTGCAGTGTTCCAGGACCAGTACCCAGAGTTCTTGGAGCTTCAGCAGGAGGTGGGCTCTGCACAGGCAAAGCTCCAGAAGCTGGAGGCCCTGCTGAACTCACTGCCCCCACCCCGAAGCCAG AAGGAGGCCCGTGTTGCTGCCCGTGTCTGGAGGGAATTTGAGAAGAAGCAATTGGTGAGTCATGCCTCTTGA
- the OCEL1 gene encoding occludin/ELL domain-containing protein 1 isoform X2, whose translation MPTQEAPQTRGSRGNLQTRPPGPGPPRLVPGGLEPSAPRPLCQPQPGAHGTRPKKIVFEDELPSRTLLGSKKSVRAVPGEHGPRPHPVPDYELKYPPVSNEKDRSRYAAVFQDQYPEFLELQQEVGSAQAKLQKLEALLNSLPPPRSQKEARVAARVWREFEKKQLPSLISDAFALEAEI comes from the exons ATGCCCACCCAGGAGGCCCCGCAGACCCGCGGCTCCCGGGGGAACTTGCAAACCCGCCCTCCTGGCCCTGGTCCCCCG CGACTGGTGCCTGGAGGCCTCGAACCCAGCGCGCCCCGCCCTCTGTGCCAGCCTCAGCCCGGAGCACACGGGACAAGGCCCAAGAAGATTGTATTTGAGGATGAGCTGCCCTCCCGGACCCTCCTGGGCTCCAAGAAGTCTGTTAGAGCCGTCCCCGGGGAACATGGGCCTAGGCCCCACCCCGTGCCTGACTATGAGCT TAAGTATCCACCAGTGAGCAACGAGAAGGATCGGAGCCGCTATGCTGCAGTGTTCCAGGACCAGTACCCAGAGTTCTTGGAGCTTCAGCAGGAGGTGGGCTCTGCACAGGCAAAGCTCCAGAAGCTGGAGGCCCTGCTGAACTCACTGCCCCCACCCCGAAGCCAG AAGGAGGCCCGTGTTGCTGCCCGTGTCTGGAGGGAATTTGAGAAGAAGCAATTG CCGTCCCTGATTTCAGATGCCTTCGCCCTTGAGGCTGAGATCTGA
- the OCEL1 gene encoding occludin/ELL domain-containing protein 1 isoform X1, producing MPTQEAPQTRGSRGNLQTRPPGPGPPRLVPGGLEPSAPRPLCQPQPGAHGTRPKKIVFEDELPSRTLLGSKKSVRAVPGEHGPRPHPVPDYELKYPPVSNEKDRSRYAAVFQDQYPEFLELQQEVGSAQAKLQKLEALLNSLPPPRSQKEARVAARVWREFEKKQLDPSFLDKQARCHYLKGKLRHLKTQIQKFDDQGDSEGSVYF from the exons ATGCCCACCCAGGAGGCCCCGCAGACCCGCGGCTCCCGGGGGAACTTGCAAACCCGCCCTCCTGGCCCTGGTCCCCCG CGACTGGTGCCTGGAGGCCTCGAACCCAGCGCGCCCCGCCCTCTGTGCCAGCCTCAGCCCGGAGCACACGGGACAAGGCCCAAGAAGATTGTATTTGAGGATGAGCTGCCCTCCCGGACCCTCCTGGGCTCCAAGAAGTCTGTTAGAGCCGTCCCCGGGGAACATGGGCCTAGGCCCCACCCCGTGCCTGACTATGAGCT TAAGTATCCACCAGTGAGCAACGAGAAGGATCGGAGCCGCTATGCTGCAGTGTTCCAGGACCAGTACCCAGAGTTCTTGGAGCTTCAGCAGGAGGTGGGCTCTGCACAGGCAAAGCTCCAGAAGCTGGAGGCCCTGCTGAACTCACTGCCCCCACCCCGAAGCCAG AAGGAGGCCCGTGTTGCTGCCCGTGTCTGGAGGGAATTTGAGAAGAAGCAATTG GACCCCAGCTTCCTGGACAAGCAGGCTCGCTGCCACTACCTGAAGGGCAAACTAAGGCACCTCAAGACTCAGATCCAGAAATTCGATGACCAGGGAGACAGCGAGGGCTCTGTGTACTTCTGA